The Branchiostoma lanceolatum isolate klBraLanc5 chromosome 19, klBraLanc5.hap2, whole genome shotgun sequence DNA segment GGAAAGATGTGGAAGTAAAATTATGATTTACAAAAATGGTCCATGACAATATCTTCATCCGAAATATCTTCACGGTTGCTGTCAAACAGGATATTTGATTATTCCTCTATAACAAATTTAGTATGGTGTGTTCTAGGAAATAAATGTCATTTGTGCCAGTACATTGTAGTGTGTTCGGATAATCTCGTGTCAATGTATTTGGTATACAATGATTATGGCCGTATTATTATGGCCGAAATTAAATGTCTCTTTGAATTTCAATGTTAGGTGCATTGTCTAATCAAAAGTCACGTCACCCAGCATGGAAGAGGAATAATAAATATAGCGCAGCACCAAATGGCATCAAATGCAGGCAATTTTCAGCAGCATAGTCTCTGATGACTGAATTTTCGAGCCAACTAGTGTCAGGACCGTTTCACCCAATGAAATGGCGGAACATGAGTGATTGACAGGATGGTTCGCCTGTGATTGGTTGAGAGATTGGTTCTCTACACACCTCCAATTAATGGCGCGAAATGCTGAGTCTATGTTGTGACAGCCTGGCAATTGGTAGGTTATGGTGTCCAGCTATTCCTAAGCTTCTGATTGCACTAAATTTGATACTCTGATGAATTACACTTTTATGTTTCTTAACGTTAAGTGATACTACTTTTCAGTCCGAGCCGGCATGGAAGTCCCATTGGATGGATGTTTATGCGCTTGATCATTGTGCTCAATCTATAAAAACTTCGACGTCGTTGACTTATATCacaacattatgaaatataaaagcCTGGGTTGTTGAAAACATATTTATTAGAATACACCCAAAGAGGTACAGGTGCCATTTGAACACAATTCTATGCGTTTTAACCTACATTGCAGTTGTTTACATTTGACTGAATTAGAATCATTTATAGCAtgtaaatacattatttcaacaTCAAACGCTCGAAGTGTACGATTTCATATTCTGCTGCGGGCATTTCTATTGTGCCATTGCGTATCGGAATCCGGAAAAACGTCTAGAATTAACATCTAAAACAGCTATAATTCATTGTCATAAATTGACTCGTAAAAGCGTCCAATGATTAGAAAATCAGATAAAGAGTCGTTGAAATGTCAACGGCATTGAAGGCAAAGCTGTTATTACGCTGTTTTTGTCCCACATGAGCAAGTGGTCGGCAAAGTTGACTTTCACTCAAAACGTATACTTACAGATTTTAAACGTATCCTAATAGTATATTCTTATAGAAATAAACGACTTAACTGAATAATACATAAACGTATGTAGCTCATCttactttgttttctttaaagtaGTATGTCTCTGGCTAgtacaaaacgttttgaatcATGAAAATAGTGACAATTCTCTCGCTTCTCTAGCCTTTTTAGCTAGTAGAAATCGCTTATGTAAAATGCAATAATACATTACTACGAGCACCAAGACATGATTTCGTAAGACACCATAGCACCAATTGTGTAGTGAACTCTGAATGTGGATCAAAGAACCACGTATAAAATGGTTTTGCATGTTGTAACCACTTTCACCCAAGAGAGTTTCCCGAATATAACTAGCAACACTCTGGTTAAGATGTATCGCCATTTCTACAGATACAGTCGTGAGATTGAGGATTACCTAACCGGAGTTGACGGGTACTGTTGGAAACAAATTAAGTATAACATCGCAGTACAAATAGATGTATACTTACTATTCTATTAAATTCAATATACTTTAGATAGGGTGTAGTTTTGTAGCATATACTCATTCATGAGATACATTACACATCTGTAGCCATACATACACGGCATTTACTAAGGAGGTTTCTCATGGTAAAGATGGTTCCAGATTGAGCTTGAGGCCGCTGGAACTGGGCTACTGGATCCTCAGGTACATCCGTTAGCCAAAAACTTAAAGAGTTTCCGATGATGTCACATGTTCCCAGGGAGCCTTGGCATTCGATGAAGGGGACGGGCCGGAAGTACTGAAGGCAGCTTCCGGGACTGGTCAACTCTTGGCCGCCGCCCTCGCCAGCGGCTGTGTGCTGATGGCGGAGTAAAGAAACGTATTCAGGCCTATTTCAAGACAGATCTTTTTGGAATTGTCACTTGACAACTCCGAAATGGCTTTCACATTAGGATAAGGGTATACTCCTCTACTTGCAACTGTGATTTTCTAGTCCATAGTCATGCTACATGTAATACCCCACTTGACGTTTCCGGATCTTACATTCAAAATAAGCAGTACGATTAGGAAACTAAGCCAGTCGCTATGAAATATTGTGCATAAATCAAGAAAGAAAAGCAAATAGGGAATGTAAGATAAGGTAAGCAGAAAGGCAGTAACTGTTGAGATAATTCGTAGATATTAATTGAATTGTGTTAGCAATAGTACTTGCATGtctctcaataaactcaataaactctTCCTTTGAAACATTTTCAGCATGAGAAATAAAATAACGTGACTTCGTAAAGGTTAGTGCATGCCTTCCTAGTACAGCTTGGTCTGTTAAACTGGACTGAACAATATTTCTCTGACTAGGCATCTTGATATAAAAATCTGCGAGTTTTACGCAGAGATAGCACATTTTCAAATCGTCATAATATGTCCTCTTCCTATAAATAATTTGTGTAAAATGTGTACATATATTGAATATAGATGAGTTGCACATCATTTATCTGTGAATATCTAACAATATATATGACCCCTAATTTATTTTATCGTATGTTATAAAATCGAGTCGAGGAGAAATTCAAATCTTAGTAAGTTTTAGGAAATCTCACCCCGTTGTGTTAGTCACTGCAGTGGAATGGGAGCACATAGTGTAAAGTTCTTGAACTTTTGATTtaacacaaagaaaacgatTTTAGACCGTCACATCGACCTTTATCGAACATCTGACCCACTCATTGCTGGTGAGCGTTAACGTTTCAGAAATGTGACGTCAGGGTGTGTCACGCCATCTATCATCATGCTGCATTAAATTTCTCTCAACTGGGACGATGGGCAGTATCGACTTCCGGGTATCCTTGATCCATGACGTCACTTTTCCGATGAGTTGACGCATGTCGGAAGTGAATGGGTAACCTGATCGAAACCCGATGAAGACCCATGTGACGGTCGAAAATCCGTATGGTGAGCGATTTTCTTTGAGATGAATCAAAAGTTCAAAAACTTTGCAATACGTTCGCAATTGCCTTAACGCACCATTAGAAAGCTGTATCCTGTCCAAAGGCTGATAAAACCGTCAGGGCAGTCGGGAATAGCTGATGCGTCCAAACTGTGCAATGCCAAAATGACCTCTGGGGTCTGGCACACAGAACACCTGCTCACGAACTTCTTAATTTCCAGCCCTATAATGCGGGTTGGAAACAAATGCAAGTGTGCGTTACCGTCAAGGAAGAAGAGAAAATGGAGATGGGTAAACTTTCTTGAGATACAAATGTGCCATTGCCCAGATGTTTGTGATGTCTTTTGTCCTTCGTCTTTTGTACCGCATCTTACCGCCTAATTGATCTATTCTGttgatttgttcattttgcTTTCAGATTGCTTTGGTGAAGATCATTAAAAATTTCATCCCAAAATCATGAAAAGTATTGAACCTTATCTTTTTCAAGGTAATCACGAaggaatggaaaaaaataaagttATTTATCCAAATGACATCCCCAGAAAATCTACAAACCAATTTTACGGTTTCATCAGAACTTTCCATGATCCAACATATGGTGGTAGAAATTGTCTATATTTCCAAGGAGAGGATGACACTCTAGTATCTCAAGTCAGGACGCCCATCTCTCTGGGTTCTTAACGAGGGGACACCTTACCATGAGGAAGCTGTAGCCGATCCAAAGGCTGATGTAACCCGGGGGACAGTCGGGGTAAAAATCCGCGTCCAGGCTGTGCAGGGCTAACACCACCTCAGGCGTCTGACAAACGGAGCACCTGCTTACAAATTTCTTAATCTCCTGACCTATATAAAGTGCATGGTGTCAAGTAGACATCTGTTTGGttactacatgacattgtatacattatatatgtatatacaatcaCATTACAAAATGGTACTTTCTGTGTAAGGACCATCTTAATGCAACTGAAAATTACGTAATTTTGTGTGAGTGCAGTGTCCAACACTGGACACTCTCTGACAGTTGAAATTTGGTCGATGGATTTCAACAACGTTATTGGATGAAAGTAAAATGTATTGAAAAGTTTAAAGATATTAGGCATCAGTTTCCATCGTTTGATAAGTTTCAGATAATAATACCATACAATGTGATCAGTTTTTACTAGTGCAGTGCTAGTTTCCGGACTACTTACCCCTGACAGGGATGAGTGGTTTCTCAGCACTGGTCTCCACAGTAGACAGCCAGTAGGTCTTGTCGTCTCTGCTAGCATAGTTACAGGTGTCGTCAGGCTCACAGGACATGAAGGGCATAGTACTGAACCTGGGAAGGCAAGACCCCGCACGTCCTGCACGAGGATAACATGGAATAAAGGTTACCTCAGGAAAAAAAGGGTAGAAGCAAAAAGAAACAGGAGCTTCTCTGTCATTCACTATTCATATGACTGGAGGAAAATTAACACAGCAGTCGATCTTCGGTGTATCGGCCCGACATATATATCAGCGTTCCATGCCTTTCATGTGTCAATAACAAGGATCATAGCCGCCATCTAAGTCCATTACGTCCATCATCGACATGTACATTTGCTTCAATGACTACTTTGAAGACGACAGTCAATGCATGAAGACACGGTCAAAATGTAAGCATGTAGGATCCCTAGATATCATTCTAGCCACACATCACTTTTGAGTACTGTTCATATTTTAGATGTTTCAAGTCTTGTTTAGAAACACGCATTTGCTTACCTAAATCCTGTTTGTGTGCTCTCTCGTTGCCTTCAATGTGAAGTAGACTGAAGCCTGTCCATAGCCGTCTCATGCCGGGTGGACAGTTGGGTACTGTGGTGTTCTGGCTATGACGGGCCAGCAGTCCCAGACTGACACCAGGGGGACCCTGGCGACCCTGAGACCCAGGGATACCTGGCAAAGATATGTCGACACGAGCTCACGATTTAGAACAGACACAATAGAAGCTTGCCTTGGACAtacaatgtcatacatgtatgcagcggTACCAGCATCACAACTTAATTGAAGTTAATGTTAAAAACGTATTTATAGAATTGCCTTTTTTGAAGTCATTTGTTCTTTATTATAAGGGtccttttcttgtttttatatctcgtgttctggacatgccatggtcatgctttttgagTAGTAGATAGATACAGAGAACATGTACAAGTGGTATGGTTTGGAGCTTCTAGcggttggaactgcaggagcaggttttattTCAGACTGAAAGAGAATAATTGAAGAAGGGgtcgacggatcgtcatgatttttggtatgcaggtagcttgaatgattatttacataattaaataCTTATGTCCACTGTATTTCATGATAAGACTCTCAAACAAGTGACATGTTTCTTTAAAAGACCTACCTGAGTCACCACGGGGTCCACGGAATCCTGGCGCTCCGCGCTCACCCTTCTCACCAAAACCGGGTGGTCctattaattagaaaatagaacatgataataataactttatttcacaacaagtgtacaaggtacaaagtatggcatctactggtacattaGTACAGTTCCGtgaggctaatctacctaatacaagaatGTATAGCAAGGGATGAGAATGGGCATTCACAATGATTTgaggaatttctatcgtctagACATTGTTTAATGTATTTTCCTATATATACCATGTAGGGGTGGTCATAAGTCCACTGAGATAAATGCTAGTATTAAGATGATAGCCTtgtgtatagtgaattacgtatatctcTTTTGCTAAGGTAACATCTTTTGAAGGAAGCATTTTTGAGGCTAGGAATCCCACCCGATAGCAATGTCTAATGATCTGGAGACACCATTTAGACATTGATCGGTGTTGTAACACTCAATCAGATCGTTTTAGCGCGGTACAAAATGGGTAATGTTTATTCTCAACATATTTACATGTGACAGGCACTTACGGAATGTACCATATTCAAATACCCTACCGTTTATATTTCCATTCACGTGAGCATAATCAACATTCAGCACTAACCTTGTGGTCCCATCAGACCGTCCAGTCCTCTTTCTCCCTTGATGCCAAGTCCAGCAGGGCCAATAGGTCCTGATATGATGTCAAAAGGATGTCCATTATAAACATTACTACATATAACAGCATACGGTATATGTATCATATTACAGCTGCAATGCATAAAATCTACCATGTATCATCCATCAAAGCATGCGTGGGACATATTTTCAATGACACATCAGTTGAAAGTTTGATGTCTCTTTTTTACGGGATTTCAGTCTGAATTACCCTGTTATAGCTGTCCCCACTTATCGCAGTGTTACCATCACCCGGCGTGTAACATGCATTTCGAAGGGATTGTTTTAGCATTAACAAACCTCTTGACCCAGGCGGTCCAGGGAGCCCCACACCTGGTAGCCCTGTAgagagaaaacaacacggacATCAACACGACCTGGACAGAACATCCAGTATATTCTGTACATCAGGAAACTCAAGAGCGTCAGAAAGAACGGGCAttaaaatatttgttttctgaaatatatgtCATCCTGGGTTTTCATGTTGCAATGGATGAATCTGAAATGGAAGTAACTGTTACAAGGCAAAGCTGCCTCGAATTGAATTGTTGGAAGGCTTCAAAGTTTATACGGTAACATTTTGCAGCCGTTCATTGCTCATCGTGGGCTCAAAACAGGAAACAGTTGGTTACAAATGGTAGTGTTGCTGATATCAACATTAGTTTTGGGACCCCCTCCCatgaagagaaaaagaaagaaaaaaaaatcatttgaggTTTGGTCTTACCGCTTTCTCCCTTGGCCCCTGGTGACCCTGTTGGTCCCGGAGCACCTGGCGACCCTACAACAGAAAGCAATGGACATCATTGTTCATGATCAGAAGTAAGTCTCCAACGTCTGACTAACATTGAAATGAGCCACCGTGCTTTTGGATCAGTTAAacttattttgaaatattcaacGTATCAGACGTCCTCTACTAGTTCTCCATGCCTTTCTGCTAATCTATTGAAGCAGAATTATCGTTGCTTTTCACTACATTAAGCTATATGGTAAGACTAGACAGTAAACGGTAGATCTAGATGAGGATATTTCAAAATGGTTCCCATTGTCTCACCTCTCTGTCCGGGTTCTCCCGGCTCTCCTGGCCTGCCTCCGGGACCTAACAAGAAGTTGATTGACAGATATCACCGACAGTGTGATTAAGGGGGTATGTACTGTTCAACATGAGACATCTACTAAATATCAACTTAGAGGAGCCAATGGCTAAAGAAACAATTACTATTTAGTCAACAGGGATCTTGTCTGAAGTCAAGTTTCATTTATTCCATTTATCTCATTTAACTAGCACATAAGGAAACGTGGCAGTTTGAACTCAATGACCTGATGACAGGATAATTGCTGGACTAGATTGTTTGATACTCCGAAGCAAGCTACATAAATCTAGATCTGTTCTATCATCTTTTgtattcaaaataaacaattgAAAAGTCGTACCCTCGGGGCCTATTGGTCCAATTTCTCCAATGCCCGGAGAACCTGTATGAGAAAAATTGGATATTCATATTCAACATCGTCTTACAATTTTTTCTGGTTCAGTCAAACGCATTCAGCTCAGGCATATTCAATCGAATATATTTTGGCAGGATAAGACATTTAGCCGGATTCTGTTTTCTACATCCTCACTCTAAGAAAACTAACCGCGTTCTCCTTTCGGTCCTGGTCCGCCCGGAAGTCCTACACCCGGTCTTCCTGTTAAAATGTTTAAAAGGTAGCAACAAAATTAACAACGTCACTGCAGTCGAGTCCTAATACAGTGCACTTTGCTTTTGCTATATTTTTCTTAATGATATATTTTACCTGTTACATTATGTTGAATTACCGAGAAATGTAGGCTATTCGTATATAAGTTCCTTCCTAATACAAAAAAGTATAtgacaacaaaaatgatttgcATGCTGGCAGTGTTTGATCTGTTATCGTAGGAGCTCAGGAATATCTAGcagaaatatcatattgaaaTTCTTACCTCGTTCACCGGGTGCCCCCG contains these protein-coding regions:
- the LOC136425570 gene encoding collagen alpha-2(IV) chain-like isoform X2, which produces MMGRPGKSLRGPEGSPGPPGPPGLGLEGPPGVPGPPGQITTMKGPPGPPGGPGARGSPGGPGAPGERGRPGVGLPGGPGPKGERGSPGIGEIGPIGPEGPGGRPGEPGEPGQRGSPGAPGPTGSPGAKGESGLPGVGLPGPPGSRGPIGPAGLGIKGERGLDGLMGPQGPPGFGEKGERGAPGFRGPRGDSGIPGSQGRQGPPGVSLGLLARHSQNTTVPNCPPGMRRLWTGFSLLHIEGNERAHKQDLGRAGSCLPRFSTMPFMSCEPDDTCNYASRDDKTYWLSTVETSAEKPLIPVRGQEIKKFVSRCSVCQTPEVVLALHSLDADFYPDCPPGYISLWIGYSFLMHTAAGEGGGQELTSPGSCLQYFRPVPFIECQGSLGTCDIIGNSLSFWLTDVPEDPVAQFQRPQAQSGTIFTMRNLLSKCRVCMATDV
- the LOC136425570 gene encoding collagen alpha-2(IV) chain-like isoform X1: MMGRPGKSLRGPEGSPGPPGPPGLGLEGPPGVPGPPGQITTMKGPPGPPGGPGARGSPGGPGAPGERGRPGVGLPGGPGPKGERGSPGIGEIGPIGPEGPGGRPGEPGEPGQRGSPGAPGPTGSPGAKGESGLPGVGLPGPPGSRGPIGPAGLGIKGERGLDGLMGPQGPPGFGEKGERGAPGFRGPRGDSGIPGSQGRQGPPGVSLGLLARHSQNTTVPNCPPGMRRLWTGFSLLHIEGNERAHKQDLGRAGSCLPRFSTMPFMSCEPDDTCNYASRDDKTYWLSTVETSAEKPLIPVRGLEIKKFVSRCSVCQTPEVILALHSLDASAIPDCPDGFISLWTGYSFLMHTAAGEGGGQELTSPGSCLQYFRPVPFIECQGSLGTCDIIGNSLSFWLTDVPEDPVAQFQRPQAQSGTIFTMRNLLSKCRVCMATDV